In Chloroflexota bacterium, the following are encoded in one genomic region:
- the coaBC gene encoding bifunctional phosphopantothenoylcysteine decarboxylase/phosphopantothenate--cysteine ligase CoaBC, whose product MTEDRGSLAGRRVVVGVAGSIAAYKAVSLVRLLAERGAVVDVAMTPAAKQFVTALTFASLTHRRVVDDVMALDADSQIAHVELAEGADAIVIAPATANLLAELAAGNAGNAVTAIALASRAPLVVAPAMDAGMWTHPATQRNVETLRGFGHLIVEPEVGPLASGLTGVGRLAEPDMIVEAVERLFARAGDLEGLQVVVSAGGTREPIDPVRFIGNRSSGKMGVAIAETARDRGASVTLIAGVMSVPPPRGVNVVDATSAATMRQAVLRAASGADVLVMAAAVADFAPKRASSSKIKRGGGDLQIDLVANPDIIAEVGEMADGTRPFLVGFAAESDELEANARSKLRDKGLDLIVGNKVGGPFDAIGSDENKVIVFGAEGVLSDWPMLPKRQVAERLWDLIVDRYRKAHPPERPERPARSRRR is encoded by the coding sequence ATGACGGAGGATCGCGGCTCGCTCGCCGGGCGGCGCGTGGTGGTCGGCGTGGCGGGCAGCATCGCCGCCTACAAGGCCGTCTCCCTGGTCCGCCTGCTGGCCGAGCGTGGCGCGGTGGTGGACGTGGCCATGACGCCGGCGGCGAAGCAGTTTGTTACGGCGCTGACCTTCGCGTCGCTCACCCATCGCCGCGTCGTCGACGACGTGATGGCGCTCGACGCCGACTCGCAGATCGCCCACGTCGAGCTGGCGGAGGGGGCCGATGCCATCGTCATCGCGCCTGCCACAGCCAACCTGCTGGCCGAGCTCGCCGCCGGCAACGCTGGCAATGCGGTGACCGCCATCGCGCTCGCCAGCCGAGCTCCGCTGGTGGTGGCGCCGGCCATGGATGCCGGGATGTGGACTCACCCCGCCACGCAGCGCAACGTCGAGACGCTGCGCGGCTTTGGGCACCTGATCGTCGAGCCGGAGGTCGGCCCGCTGGCCAGCGGGCTGACGGGCGTGGGGCGCCTGGCCGAGCCAGACATGATCGTCGAGGCGGTCGAGCGTCTCTTCGCCCGTGCCGGCGACCTGGAAGGGCTGCAGGTCGTGGTGAGCGCCGGCGGCACGCGCGAGCCGATCGACCCGGTCCGGTTCATCGGCAACCGCAGCAGCGGCAAGATGGGCGTTGCCATTGCCGAGACGGCACGCGATCGCGGCGCGAGCGTGACATTGATTGCCGGCGTGATGAGCGTCCCGCCCCCGCGCGGCGTGAACGTGGTGGATGCCACCAGCGCGGCCACCATGCGGCAGGCCGTGCTGCGTGCGGCCTCAGGAGCCGATGTCCTGGTGATGGCCGCGGCCGTGGCCGATTTCGCGCCGAAGCGGGCCAGCAGCAGCAAGATCAAGCGCGGTGGCGGCGACCTGCAGATCGACCTGGTGGCGAACCCCGACATCATCGCCGAGGTGGGCGAGATGGCCGACGGGACGCGCCCCTTCCTGGTCGGCTTCGCCGCGGAGAGCGACGAGCTGGAGGCCAATGCGCGCAGCAAGCTGCGCGACAAGGGCCTGGACCTGATCGTCGGCAACAAGGTCGGGGGGCCGTTCGACGCCATCGGCTCGGACGAGAACAAGGTGATCGTCTTCGGCGCCGAGGGCGTGCTCAGCGACTGGCCGATGCTCCCCAAGCGCCAGGTCGCCGAACGGC